A single window of Hemibagrus wyckioides isolate EC202008001 linkage group LG28, SWU_Hwy_1.0, whole genome shotgun sequence DNA harbors:
- the si:ch211-284e13.9 gene encoding uncharacterized protein si:ch211-284e13.9, with translation MSHSTSKPKCPGCNQEVIKNSDGQCVACQLCSKKKRRVFCFCWDCQREWPRTISAKSICTQPNCALRAALLSDKRISDSNSSAKGCPYFRACPNCKALLTHNGIGCSLITCPKCSTEFCFRCLCSECTGFDLNMVDFELHRHVFNDTPQCNIMDNSQSLMSLR, from the exons ATGAGCCATTCCACGAGCAAGCCAAAG TGTCCAGGTTGTAATCAGGAAGTTATCAAGAACTCGGATGGGCAATGTGTTGCGTGCCAATTGTGTTCCAAGAAAAAACGTCGCGTGTTTTGCTTCTGCTGGGATTGTCAGAGAGAGTGGCCACGCACAATTTCAGCAAAAAGCATCTGCACACAGCCGAACTGTGCTCTCCGGGCTGCTCTGCTCTCTGACAAACGGATCAGTGATAGCAACAGTTCGGCAAAAGGATGCCCCTATTTCAGGGCCTGTCCAAATTGCAAAGCCCTGCTCACACACAACGGAATAGGCTGCTCCCTAATTACTTGCCCTAAGTGCTCCACAGAATTCTGCTTCCGCTGTCTTTGCTCAGAATGCACTGGCTTTGACTTGAACATGGTTGATTTTGAGCTGCATAGACACGTGTTCAACGACACTCCACAATGTAATATCATGGATAACAGCCAGAGTCTGATGTCACTTCGTTAA
- the hsd20b2 gene encoding hydroxysteroid (20-beta) dehydrogenase 2 — protein MAGFAECGWFGSVLCFLGGITALYYLLKWSWRIWQGFKVHVLSSVWPTDLRVYGQWAVVTGSTAGIGRAYAIELARRGLDIVLISRSQEKLRRVADEIESRYRRQTRVIQADFTEGHSIYPVIEEQLKGLKIGILVNNVGMNYAGMLVNFLDVPDPEKRITEVINCNILSVTQMSRMILPQMVERGKGLIINMSSEAGSQPQPMLSLYSATKIFVTYFSRCLHAEYQPRGVTVQCVTPFVVSTNMTYNIEVNPLVKSAESFARDALNTVGYSSFTSGCITHALQHIALAIFFPAWLRLSSFCVRRVEKFAQERKQQIEERMAQCQKKQEDKHK, from the exons ATGGCCGGGTTTGCGGAGTGCGGTTGGTTCGGATCTGTTCTCTGTTTTCTGGGTGGCAtcactgcactgtactacttGTTGAAGTGGTCGTGGAGGATTTGGCAAGGCTTCAAGGTGCACGTGCTGTCCAGCGTTTGGCCAACAGACTTGAGAGTGTACGGACAGTGGGCAG TGGTCACAGGGTCAACAGCAGGGATTGGACGAGCTTACGCCATTGAG ctggCCAGACGAGGACTGGACATTGTTCTGATCAGCCGATCGCAAGAAAAGCTTCGCAGAGTTGCTGATGAGATCG AATCACGTTACAGACGGCAGACTCGAGTCATTCAGGCAGACTTCACTGAAGGCCACTCTATTTATCCAGTTATAGAAGAGCAACTCAAAGGCCTGAAGATTGGCATTCTGG TGAACAATGTTGGTATGAATTATGCTGGAATGTTGGTGAACTTCTTAGATGTCCCCGATCCTGAAAAG AGAATCACTGAAGTGATCAACTGTAACATCCTGTCTGTGACACAG aTGAGCAGAATGATTTTGCCACAGATGGTTGAAAG GGGTAAAGGACTTATCATCAACATGTCATCAGAAGCTGGTTCTCAGCCGCAGCCCATGCTCTCTTTGTATTCGGCAACAAAG ATATTTGTGACATATTTCTCTCGCTGTCTTCATGCAGAATACCAGCCACGAGGAGTTACAGTTCAG TGTGTGACCCCATTCGTCGTGTCCACTAATATGACGTATAACATCGAGGTTAATCCTCTGGTGAAAAGCGCAGAGTCGTTTGCCAGAGACGCTCTCAACACCGTGGGTTACAGCTCCTTCACCAGTGGCTGTATTACACATGCCCTGCAg CATATCGCTCTGGCGATCTTCTTCCCTGCTTGGCTGCGCCTGTCTTCTTTTTGCGTGCGCCGTGTTGAGAAGTTTgcacaagaaagaaagcagcaaATAGAAGAGAGGATGGCACAGTGCCAGAAGAAACAGGAAGACAAACACAAGTAA
- the slc12a9 gene encoding solute carrier family 12 member 9: MAGERSRLLPHGAYSVLGDSADSRKASTSEDEASKSNPRKLNTFFGVMVPTILSMFSIVLFLRTGFVVGHAGLLQGLLMLFVAYFIISLTILSICAISTNGAVQGGGAYYMISRSLGPEFGGSIGLMFYLAKVCACGVYVLGLVEAILNVFGQDPAVGVPDGVRVLPQGYWFSVLYSSVLLLVCLIICLVGAHIYAKASFLILLVVTLAVLSILLSPLFVGPLNFSFTHKLGLNKTVTYNASYTGFNSSTLHNNLWSGYSLDFSTNRIMSFSTVFAVMFTSCTGIMAGANMSGELKNPSVAIPKGTIMAVLYTFTVYLLLFFLVSSTCDRVLLTNDFAVFQQINIWSPFVIIGVYCASLSAAMCSLIGASRILHALAIDQLFGLPLAPAAITSRSGNPWVSVLYTWALVQCTVFAGQLNVIAGLVTVFYLLSYAAVDLACLALEWASAPNFRPTFQYFSWHTCLLGMLSCLVMMFVINPVYSSASIVVLLLLLLFLHYRSPTSSWGYISQALIFHQVRKYLLMLDSRKDHVKFWRPQVLLMVANPRSSCQLICFVNQLKKGGLFVLGHVQIGDLDVVPTDPVQQQYNFWLSLVDKLGVKAFVDLTLSPSVRQGTQHLLRITGLGGMKPNTLVLGFYDNSYPEDYFLQDPTFCRGAVDGAGFIGDEGDNFGVDLPSLQAHFPPVRHADSPRCLQPDEYVGIISDAIKMGKNVCLGRYFFQLPPEIKGKGTTSMKIGDSASETIDVWPSNLLSAGGNQSYADVCSLFLLQMACVLNMAAGWRRARLRIFLGVESESGDQGWLAKEERFRELLGKLRIRATIKIVSWDPVVRLLRGNDTIVPPAVTDEFLCAVNSLLKEHSSSAAVRFLYLPRPPAELNQSQQYLAQLDTLTQGLGPTLLIHGVTPVTCTEL, translated from the exons ATGGCAGGGGAGCGGAGTCGTCTCCTGCCCCATGGAGCGTACAGCGTGCTGGGGGACAGTGCAGACTCCAGGAAGGCGTCCACGTCCGAGGATGAGGCTTCCAAATCCAACCCCCGTAAACTCAACACCTTCTTTGGGGTGATGGTGCCCACCATcctgtccatgttcagcattgtcCTCTTCCTGCGCACAG GCTTTGTTGTCGGCCATGCTGGACTTCTCCAAGGACTGCTCATGTTGTTTGTAGCGTATTTCATCATCTCCTTGACCATCCTGTCAATCTGTGCTATCTCTACTAACGGGGCAGTGCAGGGGGGCGGAGCTTACT ATATGATCAGTCGTTCTCTAGGGCCGGAATTCGGGGGCAGCATCGGCCTCATGTTCTACCTGGCGAAGGTGTGTGCATGCGGCGTGTACGTGCTCGGGCTGGTGGAGGCCATACTGAACGTTTTTGGACAGGATCCAG CGGTTGGGGTGCCAGATGGAGTGCGTGTCCTGCCTCAGGGTTACTGGTTCTCGGTGCTTTACTCCTCTGTGCTGCTGTTGGTCTGCTTGATCATTTGTCTGGTCGGAGCTCACATCTACGCCAAAGCCTCCTTCCTCATCCTACTGGTGGTGACCCTGGCCGTGTTGTCGATCCTCCTCAGCCCGCTATTTGTCGGGCCACTCAACTTTAGCTTCACGCACAAACTCGGCCTGAACAAAACGGTCACATACAACGCCAGCTACACGGGCTTCAACAGcagcacactacacaacaacttGTGGT cgGGCTATTCATTAGACTTCAGTACAAACAGGATAATGTCATTTTCCACTGTCTTTGCGGTGATGTTCACCAGCTGCACTGGAATCATGGCAGGAGCTAATATGTCAG GTGAGCTGAAAAACCCGAGCGTAGCCATTCCGAAAGGCACCATCATGGCTGTGCTGTACACCTTCACCGTCTACTTACTTCTCTTCTTCCTCGTCAGCTCCACCTGTGACAG GGTGTTGCTGACTAATGACTTTGCTGTATTCCAGCAAATAAATATATGGTCTCCGTTTGTAATCATCGGCGTGTACTGTGCCTCGTTATCTGCAGCCATGTGCTCACTAATTGGAGCTTCACGCATCCTACATGCACTTGCAATTGACCAGCTctttg GCCTGCCCCTGGCCCCTGCTGCCATCACCTCGCGCTCAGGAAACCCCTGGGTCTCTGTACTCTACACTTGGGCACTGGTGCAG tgcacaGTGTTTGCAGGTCAGCTGAATGTGATAGCAGGTTTGGTGACTGTCTTCTATCTGCTATCCTATGCTGCAGTAGATCTGGCCTGTCTGGCGCTGGAGTGGGCATCTGCTCCCAATTTCAG GCCTACGTTTCAGTACTTCTCATGGCATACATGCCTGCTGGGCATGCTGAGCTGTCTGGTGATGATGTTTGTGATAAATCCAGTATACTCGTCAGCCAGCATTGTGGTGTTACTGCTGCTTCTGCTCTTCCTGCACTATCGATCGCCCACAAGCAGCTGGGGTTACATCAGTCAGGCGCTCATCTTCCATCAG GTGCGGAAGTATTTGCTGATGCTGGACTCAAGGAAGGACCACGTGAAGTTCTGGAGGCCACAGGTGCTGCTGATGGTGGCCAATCCTCGTTCTTCTTGCCAGCTCATCTGCTTTGTCAACCAGTTAAAAAAAGGAGGTCTGTTTGTACTGGGCCACGTGCAGATCGGAGACCTGG ATGTCGTTCCAACTGACCCTGTCCAGCAGCAGTATAATTTCTGGTTGAGTCTGGTGGATAAGCTGGGTGTTAAAGCTTTTGTAGACCTGACCCTCTCTCCTTCAGTCAGGCAGGGCACTCAGCACCTACTACGCATCACTGGACTGG GAGGAATGAAGCCAAACACGCTAGTTCTGGGCTTCTATGACAACTCTTACCCAGAGGACTATTTCCTTCAGGATCCCACATTCTGTAGGGGCGCAGTGGATGGTGCTGGTTTTATTGGAGATGAGGGGGACAATTTTGGTGTGGACCTCCCGTCCCTACAGGCCCACTTCCCTCCTGTGCGTCATGCAGACAGCCCCCGCTGTCTTCAGCCAGATGAGTATGTAGGTATCATCTCTGATGCTATCAAAATGGGCAAGAACGTGTGCCTGGGCCGCTACTTCTTCCAGCTGCCGCCTGAAATCAAAGGAAAAGGCACAACGTCTATGAAAATCGGAGATTCTGCTTCTGAGACAATTGACGTGTGGCCGTCTAACCTGCTAAGTGCTGGTGGAAACCAAAGCTATGCTGATGTATGCAGCCTCTTCCTGCTACAGATGGCATGTGTTTTAAACATGGCTGCCGGTTGGCGCCGTGCGCGTCTGCGCATCTTCCTCGGCGTGGAGTCGGAGTCTGGAGACCAGGGCTGGCTGGCCAAAGAGGAGCGCTTCAGGGAGCTGCTGGGGAAGCTGAGGATCCGCGCCACTATTAAAATCGTGTCGTGGGATCCTGTGGTGCGGCTGCTGAGAGGAAACGACACAATCGTGCCCCCTGCGGTGACTGACGAATTCCTGTGCGCAGTCAACAGTCTTCTGAAAGAACACAGCAGTTCTGCTGCAGTGCGCTTTCTCTATTTGCCCCGCCCACCTGCTGAGTTAAACCAATCACAGCAGTACTTGGCTCAGTTGGATACCCTCACTCAAGGACTTGGTCCCACTCTACTGATTCATGGTGTGACCCCTGTTACATGTACTGAGCTTTAA